AGCCATGATGCCAAGCTTCGCAGACTCAAGATGAAAGGATGCTCTCGCTGCCACGGCAACAAGGTAGCCTCCGTAGTCTAGTGTTTTGTTGTTCTAAACTGTGAATAAAATGAGTGAGAGTTATGGAGATGACAGATTGTGACATGCAGTCTTCTCTCAGGCTTCCGATGGCGTCCCCAGGGTGATGAAGAGCCTTGACACCTTGTACCCCACGGCAACCGACCCCACAGCCAATCTCCACACTGAGACAGgcgggggggaggagagagaggaagagcaagAGGTGGATGCTGAAGTCGACAGTGGGGTCAACAGTCCACATTCTGGTAAGAATTGCACTACCAATGCTGCATGAATTAAGGTTGTTGTCATTATTTGGTCAAAAGCAAAACCGATCTACATAAGTAATATGGCTGAAAATACATTGTTGCCTATAGAATGCCAAACGTTAATGAGCGACTGCCCCTAAAAAGCAACTTCTCGTTTTGAAAACGGCATTGTGGCATCGATAAGACTCATGAAGTCAGTCTTGTCCTAAACTGAGATTTGCAAGATGATAGGAAATAATTGTATGTCACGGAATGAAGGGTACTGTTTTCCTTGGGTTGGGTTTatttcaatcctgcccacagctggcagcaccCAAGTAATCATCAGTTCGGAGCGCAGCTGCACGCAACCTGATTTTAATGCCTatggtcaatttggtttgacattcAATATCTCTATGGGGCTAGTTGGGTACCATCAGTAAATGACAATGTACATGGACAAAATGTTTGTCAATGCTGCCAAATGTCTATGACTTAAAAACATAAACCAACTATGCATTTTAGAATTGCATATACAAATATTGGAAGCATTTAATGAGACAACTAAAAGATGTGCAATGTAAAAATATTGTCCCATTTCCATTGTGTAATTCATTGACTGTCCCAGAGAAGCCCCAGAGAAGCTAATCAATGTCAAACCCATTTTGCCACGGTCGCACAACAGCCGGCTGAAGTTAAATAGCGAAATAAGTTGGCTAGCACTAGCTAGTCTAGACGACTTCAAGACACAAGACCTGGTCAAGTtatctatactgaacagaaatataaatgcaacgtgcaacaattaaggattttactgagttatagggaaaggaaatcagtcaaatgaaaaaacatttaggccctaatttatggatttcacatgactgggaatacagatatgcatctgttggtcatagataccttttttttaaagtaggggTGTGGGTCAGaaccagttagtatctggtgtgatcaccatttgcctgATGCAGAgccacacatctccttcacatagagttattcaggctgttgattgtggcctgtggaatgttgtctcatTCTTCAATGCTGTGTGAAGtggctggatattggtgggaacaggaacacactgttgtacacgtcgatccagagcatcccaaatatgctcaatgggtgacatgtctggtgagtatgcaggccatggaagaaattGAACATTTTCAGctaccaggaattgtgtacagtcagcaaaccgctcgcctacACAGCGCCATACAagtggtctgtggtggtaaaggCCGGTTGGACAACTCTCGTTTGGCTTCAGTCATGGCTGCTGCATTTCTGAACAAGCCAAAAATATTAGAgccaaatcaggaagttcagCCCCCTTTAAACTCTTTTACACGTTGCAGATAAACAACCATTATGCTTTTCAGAAGAGCAAGGAGCTCCTTCATGGGAGGGTCCTGAGGAaggctcactctccatccctgaggagaaggaagaggaggatgacgagGAGGATAAGGATGGGGGGAGAGAACACAGCCCCTCACCGAAGAGGAGTAAGGGGGATGGAGAAGGCTCGGGGGTGTCTGATGGCCTCCCAACACCCTTTAGTGGGGAGATGGAGAACCCCCTGCAGCCTTGTCCCAACCCCTCTTCTGATCTCCGTGTGTGCCAAAAACATCTCCCTCACTGCCAGTGGGGAGAAGGTCATACTCTGGACAAGATGAGAAAGACGAGCCTGAAAATGTTTGATCtttgtttaatttttttaaatgtttttgttaaAGAGTGATAATCCTCTTTGGGTTACAGGGAGGCTGACCGTGTCATTCTAACCACCTGTCAGCAGCAAGGTGCCAATCAGAGTACTTTCCAGGCAATTTCCACCCAACTTGGCGATAAGACACTCAATGAGGTGAAGGTTGTTTTTTGTAACCAAACTATAAAGATCCAACAGTAATGCACTTGTTGAAAAGTCTTGGCTTGTAAAATGAACCCTAGTCCACTGACtactttacctctctctcttgtccAGGTGTCTCGGCGGTTTCGGGACCTGTTGCGCCTGTTCCGCACCGCTGCCTGCCAGGTCAACTTAGAGGACGAAACTATGACCACTGAAcagcacacagtcacagacaAGGAGCACACAGAACCAACCCAAAAAGGACAGAACCAAGTTCAGACACTTcaaaggagaggagcagagaggataTTTGTGACTGCAGTATATTCATACCACATATAAACTATTCCAGAAACCAGTTCAAGGCTAGTGAAATCTGGAAGCAACATTGAGGGCATATGAACACTTAATAAACTCATATCAGAATCACCTGAGCGGAAGCAACACCAGCAGCTCGAAAGATGGCAGCTTTTCAAGTTTACCATAACCAATTTTAAACATTGAGCACTGTGTACATCACTAATTTATTGAAATAAATACACCCTTTGTCTTATCACTCAAATGCACTACTGAGGGACTAGGGAACACAGTCTCTTAGTGTGGCAAAAGTTAagttagaggttgaccgattaatcgaaaagaccgattaattaggactgatttcaagttttcataacaattggaaattggtatttttggttgccgatttttcatattttttatatacctttatttaactaggcaagtcagttaagaacacattcttattttcaatgacggcctaggaacggtgggttaactgcctcgttcaggggcagaacgacagattttcaccttgtcagctcaggggatccagtctcgatggtggctgttgtcgttgtgttgctggttcgagcccagggaggagcgaggagagggacggaagctatactgttacgctggcaatactaaagtgcctataagaacatccaatagtcaaaggttaatgaaatacaaatggtatagtgggaaatagtcctataattcctataataactacaacctaaaacttctaacctgggaatattgaagactcatgttaaaaggaaccaccagctttctcatgttctgagcaaggaactgaaacgttagctttcttacatagcacatattgcacttttactttcttctccaacactttgtttttgcattatttaaaccaaattgaacatgtttcattatttgaggctaaatttattttattgatgtattatattaagttaaagcaagtgttcattcagtattgttgtaattgtcattattacaaatacatttttaaaaatcggccgattaatcggtattggcttttttggtcctccaataatcggtatcggtatcagcATTGAAAAATTGGGTTTTAGTCCAGGAATGTACATATTTTGTATACTTTTTTTCCCAGTTCCCTGAGTTGTGCATGTATGGCACAATATGGGAAATATGAATGGTAATAATACCTGTACAAGAGTTATATATTTTATACAAAATAAACGTAATTTATCCGTTTGCCTTTTTGATGAATTCCCTTTCGTTTATGAGAAATATTATAAGAGTGCAATCTCCAAGGCGCACATCGAGACGTCACCTAGACCCACACAGATGTTCTTGATCACGTCACAGCTCTACTACACTCACTCCCACCCGGCAGTGAACTTGATTGAATGCAGAGCAGTGAGAGGTAGTGAAAAGCAGAGGatatcagctacagtatatcGCTATTGGGAGCACTTAATTCTGCTGCGATGGGTACGTTGAGTCCATTTCGCATGTTCTTGCTTTTTGCGTTGGCTCAGCAGAAAGTCTTTGTAGCCGCCAGCGACGTGCTCGAGCTCGGGGATTCTGATTTCGATGACATGGTAGCAGAGTACGAGACTGTGTTGGTGGAGTTCTTCGCGCCTTGGTAAGCAGTGTTATAGCTAGCGTTGTAGCTAATTCATTAGCATGCAAGGAACGACAGCCATCTAAACATGTATAGTAAATACAAATTAATTCCTAATTTTAATATTTATTATACCGCACACTGTTGGTGAACTATTTGCATTTAGAACTGCAGCTAACGTTAGCCGATCAAACTGTCTTACACTCTAGCTCGCTATCTTGACTCAATGTGTCTGCTCAATTCAAACTCTTAACAGTGTTAGATTATTATTTTCGCCATAAACAGTGCATACTAATTCTAGCTAGATATATCGTGTTAGCTATTACACTACCAGTTCACTTCTGAGAGTGAACTGACACTAAATCACGTTAGCTATAATTGGATCTAGTTAGCTATAATTGGAGTCATGACTCGAGTCAGTGCATTCTGCTCTGACATATTTGAGTAGTGGATTATAACTAGGCTAGGTCTCTCTTATACATTTTTCTGAGCCATCTGATATCTCAGCTGTCACACTATTGCCTCTAGCGTTTTTCCCATGTTTTTCCCATTCTCTTCCTTTTCTTTGTATGGcgcctccatctcatctctctttcAGGTGTGGTCACTGCCAGCAACTAGCCCCAGAATATGAAACTGCAGCAACAAAACTAAAAGGGACAGTGTCTTTAGCTAAAGTGAGTATACTAGTTtgtctacacacgataccccaaaGGATGCATTGTATTTCCTTGCATCCAGATTAGTTAAAATCCATTTTTTCAAAATGTGTACCTTTacactttcttttttttaccaATTTTTGTTCCACAGGATTGGTATTGCTTTAAAATTTGGGGGTCAACTGTACATGGTAGCTGTGTCACTTCTCTTTTATCTTTGTTCCCATAGTAGCTTTAACATCAGGGCTGCTTCTGGATACCGCCACTCTGAATGCACTGCTATTTAACGGTATATTGATAAATGGTTTCTGTCATTTTCCCCAGGTAGACTGCACAGTGAACTCTGAGACGTGTGGACGTTTTGGGGTCAATGGGTACCCCACACTCAAAATCTTCCGCAATGGAGAGGACTTTGCTGCTTATGATGGACCCAGGAGTGCAGGTGGCTACTTTAAAATCATTGCTGTTCTGTTTTGTGGTTTAGTGTATGTATGACTCATCTAATGTTGTCCCATGTTCCCATAGATGGCATTGTGAGCTACATGAAAAAACAGGCAGGTCCCAGTTCCGTTCCTCTGCACAATGAGAGAGACCTAGATGCATTCGTCAACCATTTTGAAGCCAGTGTAGTTGGTGAGTTCACTTTATTAATCACAGCAAAGTAGAGATCCTTTAGTCtattgaaataaaacatttgcatacagtttttttgtattttaaaaaGGTCTTTTTTGTGAACTATTTGAGTGACTTATATTCTCCCTCCCTGCTGTTAGGTTTTTTCTCAAGTGCTGACAGCTCTCAGATGGCTGAGTTTTTGAAGGCGTCTAGTGCCATGAGAGACAGCCACCGCTTTGCCCACACTGCAGACCTGAGCCTGGGCCTCAAACACGGCGTGGAATCAGAGTATGTGCTGTAGCTCCCCTTACATATAATCCCACTTGGGTTCTGAACCTTCAGCCTTCTGGTCACTAGACTATGAGGGCACATTAGTTGGATATGACATCATTGATTATTGCCAAGTAGTAGTACCTTATAATGATGTCACAATCCTCGTGTCTCTCTTAACCAGCATGGTGGTGCTCTTTCGGCCCCCGCGACTCAACAGCAAGTTTGAGGACAGCTTGGTCAAGTCTGAGGCTGTCTCGATCGCCTCTCTCCGTCAATTCATCAGAGATAATGTGTTTGGGCTGTGCCCCCATCTGACTgctgagaacagagagaacatgaGGGGACGGGACTTGCTGGTGGCCTACTACGACGTGGATTACCTCCGCAACATCAAGGGCACCAACTACTGGAGGAACAGGTGAGAGCTGCTCTCCtttcagaatcacctttattcgccaattacatatacacataccTGGAATTTGACTCAGTGAAATGGTGCTGCCATCTATAGACAATATACAGATAGAGGAATTTGCACAAAGTCTACATACAATATAAGTAAGCAAAGAACTCTACATTATACACTGATTTACAGTAATCATATACAATTTACAGTAGGAATTTATCAATCTATGCACAGGGAGGGATGCtaccgtgatgtgtgtgtgtgtgtgtgtatatgtagggTTGTGCAGAGGTGTACAAAGTGCAATTGCAGTATAGTGCGGTTATAGGTTTTACAGAATGATGATGGCATGGTGTAAAGTCACAGTCCCTATGAACCTGATGGTCAGATGGTGAGAGCCACAGCACGGGGAAAGAAACTGCTCTTACCTtataccttcctctctctttttctctctccatcactctttcactaccccttctctctccctaggGTGATGAAAGTGGCCACTCAGTTCCAGTCTCAGGGGCTGAGTTACGCTGTGGCCAACAGGGCTGAGTTCCaggaagagctggaggaggagtTTGGCCTGGGGCCGTCCGACGGGGGAGAGCTGCCTCTCATCACCATCAGGAACAGGGAGGGCCACAAGTACAGCATGCAGGAGGAGTTCACGTGAGTTAAATAACACATGACCATCACAGACCCTTATGCAGTCTGGCCAGCTGTCACACTGCTCATCTGTCCGTCCGTTGCAGACGGGACGGGAAATCCCTGGAGAGGTTCTTGGAGGACTACTTTGCTGGTAAACTGAAGAGGCAGGTCAAGTCAGAGGCTGCTCCCGAAAACAACGATGGCCCAGTCAAGGTGAGCGGAATAGAACCAACAAACGTTTGTCGCTTTCAAATATGGTAGGAAGATATTTAAACAAATCCCTTTTGCCTCTGCAGGTGGTGGTGGCGGACAACTTTGAGGAGTTAGTGAACAACCCTTCCAAGGACGTGCTGCTGGAGTTTTATGCACCCTGGTGTGGACACTGCAAAAGCCTGGAGCCCAAATACACAGAGCTTGGGGAACAGGTAAGGTTCACACCTGCAAGTGTTGCTTAGCTGGTTTTGAAAGTTACAAACCATCATCCAGACGTTCATTATTTAGATTTGTATTTTCTTCTTCATTACAGTTGTCCGCCAACACCCACATTGTTATAGCAAAGATGGATGCCACTGCTAACGACGTTCCTCCAACCTACGATGTCCAGGGGTGAGCCTCTACTTTTTGTCTATTGTCTATGTCTACTACTCTGTAATCTGCTTTTTTAATCTCACCTGTTGTTCTTCTTCCCAGTTTCCCCACTATTTTCTTCGTCCCAGCAGGACAGAAGGACCAGCCTCGGAAATACGAGGTTAGGCTACAGCACCACTTTTCCTCCTCCAAAGGACATGGATTAAATAACACTTAATGCTCTGTAATCAATATTCTGATACATTTCTTCATGGTTTTAACCATCCGTATATGTCAATAGGGTGGCCGTGAGGTGAATGATTTCCTCAACTATCTGAAGGAGGTGGCCACACATCCCCTTATCCTGGGCAATGCCAGAGAAGACTTGTGAGAGTGCAATaatgagagagaagaaaaaaacaaggGATAAGTGGACTGGCAAAGAAGCAGAAGACATGAACTATGAGGAGAAAAAAAGGAGCCACCCATTGCAACACACAGTTTCAGACCAGAAGATCTCCTTTGGTTTTCTGTGCCTTACCAGCAACACTGAATGCTCATAACATAGAGGACTTCTAAATTAAACAATCAGCAGTTTCTTCTTGGAACTTCAAAAGAGTAATGTTCTGAATGTGAGAGGATGGAGCATCTGCAAGCACAGTAATAGGTAGCACACGTGCAGATTGGCTTTGCCATTAAACTGGTTGCGATTAATATTCCCAAGAAAGGCATACTAGTGTAGCGTCCTTGACTCTGAGTGAGGTACCTCAGACTATAGATAAATGTAGAAAATGAAATTATGTGCAACAGTTTTTGCAAAGTTGCTTACAGGTACAAAGAAAAGTGTCTGCTAAGCAAATAGATAAATATTGAATAAAATACCTGATAcaggggcctcctgagtggcgcagcggtctaaggcactgaggtgtcactacagacctgggttcgatcccgggctgtatcacaaccggacgttatcgggagtcccatagggcggcgcacaattgtcccagcgtcgtccaggttatgggagggtttggcctgggggggctttacttggctcatcgtgctctagtgactccttgtggctggtcgggtgcctgcaggct
The genomic region above belongs to Oncorhynchus mykiss isolate Arlee chromosome 3, USDA_OmykA_1.1, whole genome shotgun sequence and contains:
- the pdia7 gene encoding protein disulfide isomerase family A, member 7 encodes the protein MGTLSPFRMFLLFALAQQKVFVAASDVLELGDSDFDDMVAEYETVLVEFFAPWCGHCQQLAPEYETAATKLKGTVSLAKVDCTVNSETCGRFGVNGYPTLKIFRNGEDFAAYDGPRSADGIVSYMKKQAGPSSVPLHNERDLDAFVNHFEASVVGFFSSADSSQMAEFLKASSAMRDSHRFAHTADLSLGLKHGVESDMVVLFRPPRLNSKFEDSLVKSEAVSIASLRQFIRDNVFGLCPHLTAENRENMRGRDLLVAYYDVDYLRNIKGTNYWRNRVMKVATQFQSQGLSYAVANRAEFQEELEEEFGLGPSDGGELPLITIRNREGHKYSMQEEFTRDGKSLERFLEDYFAGKLKRQVKSEAAPENNDGPVKVVVADNFEELVNNPSKDVLLEFYAPWCGHCKSLEPKYTELGEQLSANTHIVIAKMDATANDVPPTYDVQGFPTIFFVPAGQKDQPRKYEGGREVNDFLNYLKEVATHPLILGNAREDL